The window GCCTGGCGCAGTTTGGCTTGGAAGCGGGAACTGGAGCGCAGCAGGTCCAAAGCGGCGCCATCCACCCTTTGCTGCATCGATTGCCAAGCTCTTTCAGGATGCTCACGTTCCAGGTCCAAAGCCAGGTCACCCAAACTTCGCTTGGCATATTCCATTCTCGCTTGGCTGGATGTTTTCAGGCGCGCGCCCAGCGAATCCAGATATGCCAAAATGTCCTTTTTATCAGGCACAGCCAGTTCCGCAGCGGCGGAGGGTGTGGGAGCGCGAACGTCCGCAACGAGGTCGGCGATGCTGAAATCAATTTCGTGACCCACGGCGGAAATGATGGGAGTTCGCGCGTCAAAAATTGCCCGGGCAAGCGCTTCGTCGTTGAAGCAAAAAAGGTCTTCCTGCGAGCCACCTCCGCGGGTGAGGATGATGAGGTCCACATTTTCGGAACTGTCAAAATACTGGATGCCCGCCAGAAGCTGACGCGCCGCTCCATCTCCTTGCACCAGAGAAGGATAGACCAATATCTCAACCGGCCAGCGCCGCTTCAGGATGTTCAAAATATCCTGCAATGCCGCTCCGGTGGGGGAGGTCACAATCCCGATTTTTTGGGGAAAGCGGGGCAGTTTCTGCTTGTGTTCGCTGGCGAAGAGGCCTTCTTCCTGCAGTTTTTGCTTGAGCAGTTCAAATTGTCTGGCCAGGTCACCTTTTCCCGCCAATTCCATACTTCTCACGTTGAGGTTGTAGGTTCCGCCCTTTTCATAAACCGTGAGTTTTCCAAAGCAGATTACTTCCATGCCTTCTTCCGGCTGGAAATTGAGGCTCAAATTCGCTGGACGGAAAAAGGTGCAACGCAGGGTGGCGTTGGGGTCGGTGAGGTTGAAATAGATGTGGCCGGAGCGGTGATGGGTGAAATTGCTAATCTCGCCGCGCACATAAAGCGCTTCGATCTGCGTTTCCACCACTTGCCGCAGATGCCGGGTTATTTCAAACACGCTGAATACAATCAAATCATCCATGGTAAGCCACTAAAACCATAAGCCTTTATTTGTCAATAACCGGGTTTTTGGGTTCACGCAGATTCTCGCGGAAGAAATGTCACGCAGATTACGCCGATAACGCAGATATTTTGATTGAAAGGTTTTATCGTTTTAGCGTTTCGCTGCGCGTGACGCCTGGAATACTGACAACTGAATACTTTCTACTCGCCATCTCGCCAGCCCCAAATTGATGAGATTATCGGGGCTGTAATCGATTAGAAAAATCTGAGGCTTCCTTGCTTGCCGCCTTATGTATTCCTTATGTTTCAAAGGCA of the Candidatus Cloacimonadota bacterium genome contains:
- the xseA gene encoding exodeoxyribonuclease VII large subunit, with product MDDLIVFSVFEITRHLRQVVETQIEALYVRGEISNFTHHRSGHIYFNLTDPNATLRCTFFRPANLSLNFQPEEGMEVICFGKLTVYEKGGTYNLNVRSMELAGKGDLARQFELLKQKLQEEGLFASEHKQKLPRFPQKIGIVTSPTGAALQDILNILKRRWPVEILVYPSLVQGDGAARQLLAGIQYFDSSENVDLIILTRGGGSQEDLFCFNDEALARAIFDARTPIISAVGHEIDFSIADLVADVRAPTPSAAAELAVPDKKDILAYLDSLGARLKTSSQARMEYAKRSLGDLALDLEREHPERAWQSMQQRVDGAALDLLRSSSRFQAKLRQAQSRINQAQISMQNHTAQTVETLERHLETLAQKLETEAGERFWEKKTRLEKAELSLHSLSPNKVLERGFSLITRGEKIITSARDLKVGDNLNLRLKDGDAGAKVENIRLSKDSDA